Within the Setaria viridis chromosome 3, Setaria_viridis_v4.0, whole genome shotgun sequence genome, the region GCCCATTGACGAAGGATGGTGGGTGCCAATAGGCTCGATTAGGCATGCAACAGCGACTGGGGAGTGGAAAAATGGAGCAAGAACAGGGGCAGCCACTAGGTACGTATCCGATGCCGGTGGCTATGAAGCTAGTCGAGCCACCAAGGATAAAGGCACAAGGGCGGAGTGCGGAGTGGGGTAGTGAATGCTGGTATTTGGTATGAAATCAAGAAAGAAATAGGCACTAGAGTGCTAAAAGAGGTACAGAGGTTGAAAGAAACACTAGAAACTTCATATTATGGTCAGACATTCGTGTTTAAAAAACTTTGATTTTTGGTTGCCTGTAATatagaattttcttttttcccctttgacAAAAACAAACTTTTGATGGGCTGTCACTACTCACTATCCAAGCCCTATCAAAATTGCCTTACTTCTCTACCAACCGGGCCACTTCCTCAGTTTTTAAAAATATGACGTTTTTGACAAGATAATTAGTAAATGTTTCGCATATGAGCCATCTAAGCTATGAAAACACATGAACATGGTGCATAACACTCTGAAGTGTATATGTTTCACATACGAGCCAATGATTATGAAAATTGACTTCGGATTGACAAAATTAGCAGAACTTATGGATATCTTGCATAATGCGCAATATGTACGCAAATGCGTATAGAGATACATATACTATTTGACTTAGCTGAGTTTGTTTGCGCTAGTATCAATTTTTGtttacacaaaaaaaaaaattgataatGCCATGGCGTGGTGCCACGTCTTCGTGGATTGCAGCTTAAATAAGGTTTTGACCTTCCAACTGCACGTTCAGAAATGGCACAACGCGATGTTTTTTCTCGCATCAGGTATTCAGGTCAGACATTCGAAGATCACAGTGGGACGACGTTCAGTGATTATTGGCCCTTGCTAATGGGGTCTCTTATCGCGGCCGACACAACACATTGGTGGCTGACACGGATGATCATCCCAGATTCCCACGAGACCCCAAACTCGTACCTAGTCTTCCATTTGTATATTGATATTTCAATGTTGCGAGTATTATgctgtttcttcagctcctATATGGCTTTGCATTTCCAgcattgtgaatttgtgatttgTGCATATTCCCCGAGACGTGCGTGGCTCAAACTCCGGCAGGCTCCCGCCCTCCCTCCCGACGTGCCAGGCACCATACGTATACGTGCGCCATGTCGCGGCCGCCCACTCATCTCCAACCGTACCAGACCTTATAAAACTCGCCGTGCCGGTCGTCGTCTCTCAAGCCACTACGGaagagacgacgacgacgacggaagCATTACCTGAGGTCGAGCCATGGCGCGGTTGATGACCAAGACGTCGGCCACCTTGGTGATGGCAGCCgcgttcctcctcctcgctgcgGCGGACGCGTCGTCGTCGTACGACTACGCCGGCGCGTTCGACAAGTGCCTGCAGTTCTTCGAGGCGCAGCGGTCGGGGAAGCTCCCCGCCGACCGCCGCGTCAAGTGGCGCGGCGACTCCGCCCTCACCGACGGCTTCTCCCAGGGGGTACGCACTCCCGATTCAATCCTCTCTCGATCGCCGGCCCGATCAGCGGATCGCCCGGTGCTGACCGGTCACCACTGCATTGCTTCGAGGAATGCGTGGATCTCCAGTTCAACATCAGGTGTAAGAATTCGTGGACGTTGTGATGCATGGACAGGTGGATTTGGTGGGCGGGTACTACGACTCCGGCGACCACGTCAAGTTTGGGTTCCCCATGGCGTACGCGGTGACGATGCTGTCCTGGGGAGTGCTCGAGTTCGAGAAGGAGATGGTCGCCGCCAACAACCTCCAGCGCGCCCTCGACGCCATCCGCTGGGGCACCAACTACTTCATCAAGGCCCACACCGAGCCCAACGGCCTATGGGTCCAGGTAAATAAAAAGGCCGCATCTTGAGCTCAAGATTCCCGGCCCAGCACTGCAAATCTCACTCAAACGGCGGGTGTGTGTGTCCTCTGCCTGCAGGTGGGCGACGGGGACAGCGACCACCTGTGCTGGGAGCGCGCGGAGGACATGTCGACGCCGAGGACGGCGTTCAAGATCGACAGGAACCACCCGGGATCCGAGGTCGCCGGCGAGACGGCGGCTgcgctggccgccgcggccAAGGCCTTCCGCCCGTACGACTCCATGTACGCGGACCTCCTGTTGCTGCACGCCAAGCAGGTACGTACCCGTGACTGAAATGTGAACTGTGCAGAGCGTGCGACTCAGAGTTCTGAATGTTCCACTGAAATCTTGTTCTTGCGTGTGTGACAGCTCTTCACATTCGCCGACACGTTCAGAGGCAGGTACGATGACTCCCTGCAGAGCGCCAAGAAGTTCTATCCTTCTGAATCTGGCTACCAGGTACCAACAAGCAATGCAATTGGGAAAGATTGTATTGATCGCAGTCGTGTGACCATCGATCGATCAATTTGGGGGTGATAACTGATAGAAATCCACGATCTGACTGATTGATCAGGACGAGCTGCTCTGGTCGGCGGTGTGGCTGTACGAGGCGACCGGCGACGAGGAGTACCTGAGGTACGTGTCCCAGAACGCCGAGGCCTTCGGCGGGATCGGCTGGTCCGTGCTCGAGTTCTCCTGGGACAACAAGTACGCCGGCCTCCAGGTGCTCCTCTCCAAGGTGCTCTTCGAGGGAGGCGCTGGCGTCGCCGCCTACGCCGACACGCTGAAGCAGTTCCAGGCCAAGGCCGAGTTCTTCCTCTGCGCCTGCCTCCAGAAGAACAATGGCCACAACATCAGGATGACCCCCGGCGGGCTCCTGTACGTGGACGACTGGAACAACATGCAGTACGTGAGCTCCGCCACCTTCCTCCTCACCGTCTACGCCGACTACCTCGCCGTGTCGCACGGATCGCTCAAGTGCCCCGACGGCGAGGTCAAGCCCGACGAGATCGTCAGGTTCGCCAAGTCCCAGGTGGACTACGTCCTGGGCAAGAACCCCAAGGGCATGAGCTACATGGTCGGCTACGGCAGCTACTTCCCGACGCACGTGCACCACCGCGGCGCGTCCATCCCGTCCGTCCACGGCGAGAAGGCCACGGTCGGGTGCATGGACGGCTTCGACAAGTACTACAACAGCAAGGGCGCTGACCCCAACGTGCTCAACGGCGCCATCGTCGGCGGGCCTGACGGCAACGACGGATTCGTCGACGACCGCTGCAACTACCAGAGCGCCGAGCCCACCATCGCCGGGAACGCGCCCATCTGCGGCGTCTTCGCCCGCCTCGCCTccgagccgcccgccgcctccggtaaACAAGCTAGATATAACTCTTTTCTTCAGAATTCAGACATGAGCTTGCGACATCGATCGTTCAGTCACTGAACAACGAGGTGCTTACACGACGTTGTGATTGCAGACAGCAGCTCGGCGCCTGCCTACTCGCCGCGACATGAATCTTCGCCATCAAAGGGTAAGGACGAAGGACTGAAACCCAAATGCATAGAACTATACTGATGGCAACATGATTCACATCTCCTTTGTTTTCTCTCCGTGGCCGCAGGCTCTCCGCTGGAGTTGGTGCACACGGTGAGCAACTCGTGGACGACGAACGGCGTGGAGTACTACCGGCACGTCGTCACGGCCAAGAACACGTGCGGCCACCCTATCACGTCCCTGAAGCTGCACATCAAGGAGCTGTCCGGGCCCATCTACGGCGTGTCCGCCGCCAAGGAGAAGGACACGTACGAGTTCCCCGCGTGGCTCAcccgcctcggcgccggcgagcagctCACCATCGTGTACATCCAGGGCGGCCCCGCGGCCAAGATCTCCGTCGTCAACTACAAGACCGCTTGAGGAGGATGGTAGAAGCTGCCGGCCGGTGTTTTGCTTTGCACGTCAGATTTTTCCTGTCCAATTCTACGGTCCATTTGCCATTCTTTTTTGGGTGTGTATCGATCTGTCGACGAGATTGGAAGTGATTAGTATGTAGAACATCGTGCGACGCGTTCAGTTGTATGTATCAATAcatgcttttattttctttccttCGAGAGTGACACAGCAATATTTCTGAACGATTTACCGTGAATCTCCATTCCAAAAACAGGATTAGACTTTTGGAATGCCGTTGCAAGCTTTTGTGGGTAGAGTCAGGGGCTGTCTACCACCTCTGGGATCTTCGATCTATCCCACATGagtactcctttttttttcagccaATGACAAAGATGAGCAGCTCTTGTGCGCGTttgagaaaaagaaacaaaatctcCTACTTACCTGAGAAAAAATAACTTGTTTTTTGCAATAAACATGTACATCAATCCTGcttattcgagaaaaaaacaaCCAAAATACGACCGTTATAATTGTGGGCGACCTGCTCCCTCCATCGGCTGCAGCTTGCAAGCTCAAGCACTTGGTCTTCTACGGCTGTCCGCGTCAGAGACTAATTCGATCGGTCTGGTTGGGCCATTCTTTTGTTGCCCCAACATTGGCGTAGCCTACCTTTACCCAAATTAAGCGCTCATATCCTTACCCTTTGTGGAGCCACCTTGGTGTGATGGTGCCCTCATCTGACAACCACCGAGGCAGAGGAAGATGACTAAGCGTGAATGCGCCATGCATTGGGAAACATAGAAAATCGAGTGCTCAAAACGCATAAAACACCCGAGAGTCGTCTAAGATTTTTCCGTGAAGTTATGGCACAGATTCGTCAAAACGGAAGGAAACAAGGCGTTGCTGGCCTTCGTTTTCAGCTAGGCACGGCGATGATTAGACTGCAACCTGCAACAAAAGGCAGCTTTCGGTACGTGGCGCAAACTGGGTTCTACAGTAGTAGTCCGCCTGAATGCCTGATGGGTAGGAAAATACCTCGCCTGTCAAGAAAGGTCAAAACTAACACATCGCTCGCTTCAGACATTCAGACGGCTGGATTCAGAGTTCACAGCGCCGCTTCATCAGCTTGTGCGATCCTGAATTCCGAATACGACTGAATGTTTgaacaggaggagaagaagggaatACGAATATCTCATGATGGATGAGAGGAATCGAGGATGATTGGTACATGCCCGGTAGTGCCACGGGTCCGGGCAGGCAGACTCGGACATGTCCAGGCGCACCAACCAcacacacttgtcgttccaatTTTCTTTAAAGAGTTAAAGAATCTTAAATTTGATCATACTAacatttatgacatcaaataatTATCATTAGTTTTCTCATTaaatatatctattcggtgaTATAAACATTTGTGATACTTTTTacaattttgatcaaacatacaATGATTTCACTCTCCAaaaattagaatgacttataatttagaatggagggagtaataaccAGCGCGGCAGAAAAGATTTTACAGCGGCCGAGACCGTGACTGTGCGAGCAGTTTCTTCCCAAGTTTACGTGCAACACGGAACTCCGAAAGCGACACGCAGGCATGGAGGATATGGTTGCTCCGTGACTGGTCTTCGTCCAAATACGTGGAGCTGATGATCTCGTGGATACACGAGGCCAGGTCAATGCTCATCAAGAGCAAGAGGCTGGCCATTGGCCCATGAGCTCTCCTCATCCGTAGCAATCTGTCCCGTAAGCACAACGCAAACATGGGTTTCAAAAAAGCACAACGCAAACACGGTGAAAAAACCGTGCTTTTCCCCCTTTTTCTGGATGGGTGGATGGGCAGCGTTCCGTAGCTAAGGGACAGAGCTCCAGCTCAGAACGTGCAAGAAATCGGATCGATTCGATCTGGTAAAGTCTCGGGTCAGCAGCTGCTGTTATCCTGCAGCGACTTTGGTTGCCTATGCTGCTCCCACTGAACCGGGATTAGAAAATTCAGAGACGAGACAGAAGATGGCATCGCATTTTTTAGTCCCCATCTTTGGATTAGCATCTAGACTTACTGATGACCTCTGCTCTCTGGAATCCTAgattactctttctttctttcccctgCACTTGATCGCGACCCTAGATTTTCCCCATCGTGTAGCCGGGTTTGCAGGGCAGGTCGCCTCTCGCCAAACACCTGGCTGGCTGGCTTCATATAAGGCCACTGGCTCTGTTTGTCTCCGTGTCTCACTTGCTCACTCTCCAGTCTCCTCAACCACCCCCCGCGTGCTGGGTCGGTCCACGCAAGCCAGgcctccaccggcgccggcgaccccgCGGCGGCATGGACAGGCTCGGCGCTAACCCGGCCAACTCGTGCCCGCTCACGCCGCTGGGCTTCCTGGAGCGCTCGGCGACCGTGTTCGGCGACTGCCCCTCCGTCGTATACCACGACACCGTCTTCACCTGGTCACAGACGCACCGGCGatgcctccgcctcgcctccgcgcTCGTCTCCCTCGGCATCTCCCGCGGCGACATCGTAAGCCACCCGTCCTCTCTCGCTCAGTTCCGCAGATTGCTCTCGCCTGTGCGCGTGTTCGCCTCGCGAGCGCGCGGGAGCCAAGCCTTATTTGGTAACCGCATACTGATGTGGCGATTGGATTCGATCTCTAGGTGTCCGTGCTGTTGCCCAACGTGCCTGCCATGTACGAGATGCACTTCGGCGTGCCCATGAGCGGCGCCGTGCTCAACACCATCAACACGCGCCTCGACGCGCGCACGGTCGCCGTCCTGCTCCACCACTCGGGTTCCAAGCTCGTCTTCGCCGACCCGGCCTCGCTCCCGCTCATCCGAGACGCGATGAAGCAGCTCCCGCCCGGGCACCCGGCGCCGCGCGTCATCCCCGTCGAGGACCCCCACGAGAAGGAGTTcccggccgccccgcccggGACCTTGACGTACGAGAGGCTCCTCGAGAAGGGCGATCCGGAGTTCGCGTGGGTGCGGCCGGCCAGCGAGTGGGACCCGATGATACTGAACTACACCTCCGGCACGACGTCGGCGCCCAAGGGCGTGGTGCACTGCCACCGCGGCATCTTCCTGGTCACCATGGACTCGCTCGTGGTGTGGGCGGTGCCGCCGCAGCCGACGTACCTGTGGACGCTGCCCATGTTCCACGCCAACGGCTGGAGCTTCCCGTGGGGGATGGCCGTGGTGGGCGGCACCAACGTGTGCCTCCGCCgcgtcgacgccgccgaggTGTACGCCACCATCGCGCGCCGCGGGGTCAACCACCTCTGCGGCGCGCCCGTGGTGCTCAACATGCTGGCCAACGCCCCCGACGGTGTGCGGCAGCCGCTCCCGGGAAAGGTGCGTATCCTcaccgccggcgcgccgccgccggcggccgtgctGAACCGCACGGAGTCCATCGGCTTCGAGGTCAACCACGGTTACGGGCTGACCGAGACCGCGGGGCTCGTCGTGAGCTGCGCGTGGAAGGGCGAGTGGAACAAGCTCCCGGCGTCGGAGCGGGCTCGGCTCAAGGCGAGGCAGGGCGTGCGCACGCCGGGCATGGCCGAGGTGGACATCATCGACGGCGAGACCGGGCGCAGCGTGCCCCGGGACGGGTCGACGATGGGCGAGATCGTGCTCCGCGGCGGGTGCCTCATGCTCGGCTACC harbors:
- the LOC117847873 gene encoding endoglucanase 13: MARLMTKTSATLVMAAAFLLLAAADASSSYDYAGAFDKCLQFFEAQRSGKLPADRRVKWRGDSALTDGFSQGVDLVGGYYDSGDHVKFGFPMAYAVTMLSWGVLEFEKEMVAANNLQRALDAIRWGTNYFIKAHTEPNGLWVQVGDGDSDHLCWERAEDMSTPRTAFKIDRNHPGSEVAGETAAALAAAAKAFRPYDSMYADLLLLHAKQLFTFADTFRGRYDDSLQSAKKFYPSESGYQDELLWSAVWLYEATGDEEYLRYVSQNAEAFGGIGWSVLEFSWDNKYAGLQVLLSKVLFEGGAGVAAYADTLKQFQAKAEFFLCACLQKNNGHNIRMTPGGLLYVDDWNNMQYVSSATFLLTVYADYLAVSHGSLKCPDGEVKPDEIVRFAKSQVDYVLGKNPKGMSYMVGYGSYFPTHVHHRGASIPSVHGEKATVGCMDGFDKYYNSKGADPNVLNGAIVGGPDGNDGFVDDRCNYQSAEPTIAGNAPICGVFARLASEPPAASDSSSAPAYSPRHESSPSKGSPLELVHTVSNSWTTNGVEYYRHVVTAKNTCGHPITSLKLHIKELSGPIYGVSAAKEKDTYEFPAWLTRLGAGEQLTIVYIQGGPAAKISVVNYKTA
- the LOC117851045 gene encoding 2-methylpropanoate--CoA ligase CCL4, translating into MDRLGANPANSCPLTPLGFLERSATVFGDCPSVVYHDTVFTWSQTHRRCLRLASALVSLGISRGDIVSVLLPNVPAMYEMHFGVPMSGAVLNTINTRLDARTVAVLLHHSGSKLVFADPASLPLIRDAMKQLPPGHPAPRVIPVEDPHEKEFPAAPPGTLTYERLLEKGDPEFAWVRPASEWDPMILNYTSGTTSAPKGVVHCHRGIFLVTMDSLVVWAVPPQPTYLWTLPMFHANGWSFPWGMAVVGGTNVCLRRVDAAEVYATIARRGVNHLCGAPVVLNMLANAPDGVRQPLPGKVRILTAGAPPPAAVLNRTESIGFEVNHGYGLTETAGLVVSCAWKGEWNKLPASERARLKARQGVRTPGMAEVDIIDGETGRSVPRDGSTMGEIVLRGGCLMLGYLDDDKATRAAIRDNGWFYTGDVGVMHPDGYMEIRDRSKDVIISGGENISSVEVESVLYNHPAVNEAAVVARPDEFWGETPCAFLSLKEGSPAAVTASDVMAWCRERMPRYMVPKTVVFRAELPKTSTGKIQKYVLRNLAKEMGPTRKGASSSSKM